A window of Halomonas sp. GFAJ-1 contains these coding sequences:
- a CDS encoding phosphoglycerate kinase, producing the protein MNVQKMTDLPLEGQRVLIREDLNVPIKHGRVSSDARLRAALPTIQAAANAGAKVMLMSHLGRPTEGEPSEEFSLAPVAERLGELLGRPVTLISEYLDTALDLANGEVVLLENVRFNTGEKKDDEQLAKQYAELCDVFVMDAFGTAHRAQASTHGVARFAPQACAGPLLAQELDALEKALANPARPMAAIVGGSKVSTKLDVLTALADKCDQLIVGGGIANTFIAAAGYNVGKSLFEADLIGQAKALMEKVAIPLPTDVVVATEFSESAEAVVKPVDQVADNEMILDIGPDTAAHLASLLKDAGTILWNGPVGVFEIDQFGNGTRVIAHAIADSAGFSIAGGGDTLAAIDKYAIADRVSYISTGGGAFLEYVEGKQLPAVTALEAAAQRG; encoded by the coding sequence ATGAACGTGCAAAAAATGACTGACCTGCCCCTGGAAGGGCAGCGTGTGCTAATTCGTGAAGATTTGAATGTACCCATCAAGCATGGCCGTGTTTCCAGCGATGCGCGCCTGCGGGCAGCGCTGCCGACCATTCAAGCGGCGGCCAACGCAGGTGCAAAGGTCATGCTGATGAGCCACCTAGGCCGCCCCACTGAAGGCGAACCTAGCGAAGAGTTTTCCCTAGCGCCGGTGGCCGAACGCTTAGGAGAGCTTCTGGGCCGCCCGGTTACGCTTATTAGCGAGTATTTAGACACCGCGCTGGACCTGGCCAACGGCGAAGTCGTACTCCTTGAGAATGTGCGCTTCAATACTGGCGAAAAGAAGGACGACGAGCAGTTGGCCAAGCAGTATGCAGAACTGTGTGACGTATTTGTGATGGATGCCTTCGGCACCGCCCACCGCGCCCAGGCCTCAACCCATGGTGTTGCCCGCTTTGCCCCACAAGCCTGCGCAGGGCCCTTGCTTGCCCAAGAACTCGACGCCCTTGAAAAAGCACTGGCGAACCCTGCTCGCCCGATGGCAGCGATTGTCGGCGGCTCTAAAGTCTCCACCAAGTTAGATGTGCTCACCGCGCTTGCTGACAAGTGCGATCAGTTGATCGTTGGCGGCGGCATCGCCAACACCTTTATTGCCGCGGCAGGCTATAATGTGGGCAAATCACTCTTTGAGGCGGATTTAATCGGCCAAGCAAAAGCCTTGATGGAAAAAGTCGCCATCCCGCTGCCAACTGACGTAGTCGTTGCCACTGAATTTTCAGAGTCTGCCGAGGCGGTGGTCAAGCCAGTTGATCAGGTCGCTGATAACGAAATGATTTTGGATATTGGCCCAGACACCGCCGCCCACCTCGCCAGCTTGCTGAAAGATGCAGGTACTATTTTGTGGAACGGCCCGGTGGGCGTATTTGAAATTGACCAGTTTGGTAACGGCACTCGGGTAATCGCTCATGCTATCGCCGATAGCGCGGGTTTCTCGATTGCTGGCGGCGGTGATACCTTAGCGGCCATCGATAAATATGCCATTGCTGACCGTGTTTCCTATATTTCCACAGGGGGTGGTGCGTTTCTTGAGTACGTTGAAGGCAAGCAGTTGCCTGCCGTCACCGCGCTCGAAGCAGCTGCCCAACGCGGTTAA